A stretch of the Nematostella vectensis chromosome 1, jaNemVect1.1, whole genome shotgun sequence genome encodes the following:
- the LOC5519043 gene encoding tyrosine-protein phosphatase Lar isoform X1, whose product MVLAGRTSLGFTLLLVFITGNQGQRQAPTVTLTPKDFAGVTRGFVYMICNVTGSPMPTLTWYKNGSVIRNSRIQIFTMPYGGLIRIGPLRAKIHKATYECEADNGVGPPLRDSSTLIVHTASTKPAGFPRIAKHPSFKQRRSGDDVTFTCAAVGTPTPNITWFKDRLPIVLNDPRVSVLSDGRKLRITDLRESDNGKYSCVARNALGMVFSSQAMPARLFIVVVRSKPEFTLRPQDKTVDPDTDVELKCSARGSPTPSIVWEVDGSRISGQNGELIIRGIQRSGNYSCIADSNMGRVQAYAYVTVRLLPFAPSRPNAASITSDAIKITWHPRGAHVVTSYEVQYRLKGKTEWQEITNVRGMQSLVVSGLRPFSSYEFRVFAVNSLGRSRPSLMAEYTTSETKPGSAPRNIEAMGVSDTSFKAGWLPPISANGRIRGYRLYYSLDLLEDISQWRFMASSTNSTTVTGLTRQTTHFFRILAYNIAGDGPLSEVVAVKTQKGVPGQPRSVQLSVLSSTAIRVTWSPPRYPGDGIFGYDVYYNKSKQDMDTVIGAFQMNTKEIMGLTPYTVYKVAVAAKSDKGVGPMSFVLTARTDEDRPSDAPQNIQGRSRDSTTLEISWDPPRPEHRNGLITHFTIKYRAKGQRGAKYLTVDATKTSVVLHNLDKFTNYFIWVQASTKQGDGPFSDKHTVSTAEDVPNGAPRDVRIRVHNSTTMTVKWNPPTTKQDGKILGYMVFYTRVDDQGNQLRPPAQPESKDSMSEENHKVHLTGLAPETTYQIEVAAYTIKGDGARSVTRLAKTMAQSPDPPFVYLERASGDPISDVTLAWRTSATGVIEYKVRYAKSVRRLRGRDQGNLKMKEIKFKSHTTKQKFQSLANGIWYLFNVSLRTKAGWSPETSRWIEIPPGPPSGPPLNVRAVAVSSTSVEVTWSAPDIWNRGGPILGYSVMYNPANKRGDVTVKNVTSPNIFKVVLKRLKKFREYEVRVRAIGMLGMGPASEPFIDRTKEDVPSQPLNVGAVAQGSSTIRVTWHRPRHPNGIITGYTVIYTTNPKLNKNQWSAKRALGRSTSLEGLSRGTEYWIRVAGTTDPILGIGDYSKVISVKTLMYDLPGECRDVRPRTVGSDWVILEWLPPRIDAGIVSYKISYYGSKSFKQNGKDTPLTHADEVRVDALTADVQTFKVQGLVPHMKYTVSLSASNAMGEGPRAELSISTKKGKPPALAKPTMLRDEMNNGLIPVELHRASEKNGPISYYLVVVVPLDKDGKYPQGSNPDEYFKKVRRSAREAGQVKPYIAAKFLADQLPKKFLVGDEGFKNQYGYYNKRLVANSYYTVFSRAYVQTDDGDFVYTSSPFTDPVLITAPPSAAGLSGGGKGGLNLAYVIIPVVLLLVIVTVIVLAVLYVMRMRRRRRSKKESKCKDEEKSEPSDPVEMRRLNFQTPAMIDHPPISVLDLPKHIAILKADNNSQFTQEYESIEPGQTFTADSSQMECNKGKNRYPNIHAYDHSRVRLSYINGIEGSDYINANFCDGYRKERAYIATQGPMQHTAADFWRMVWEQRTFTIVMLTREEERGRVKCDQYWPTDGTDVYEGIEVSLVDWVELANYTISTLQICKEGASQPREVKHFQFTGWPDHGVPAHPTPFLAFLRRVKFYNPPDAGPIVVHCSAGVGRTGCFIVIDSMLERLRHEETVDIYGHVTVLRTQRNYMVQTQEQYIFSHDAILEAVSCGNTEVHARNLLHHIKKLTELGKGEVTGLEEEFKSLVDPSQAKKHKYGAATLAINRPKNRLANILPYETTRVHISPVRGVEGSDYINASFIDGYRQRGLFIATQGPLQDTVDDFWRMLMEQNSNIIVMLTQLHEGEWEKCYKYWPTDRSARHQYYIVDPIAEHEYPQFVIRDFKVKDARSDTVRNIKQFHFLGWPETGVPKSGEGIIDLIGQVQRAYEQQEEEGPITVHCSDGVGRTGVFTALFIVLERMRSEGVVDLFQTVKLLRTQRPAMVQSQEQYLFCYKTALEYLGSFDHYAI is encoded by the exons ATGGTACTAGCAGGGAGGACAAGTCTTGGATTTACGCTTTTACTTGTGTTTATAACTGGCAATCAAGGACAAAGACAAG CTCCAACAGTCACACTGACTCCTAAAGACTTTGCAGGCGTCACACGAGGATTTGTATATATGATATGTAACGTTACTGGCAGCCCGATGCCGACGTTAACGTGGTATAAGAATGGGAGTGTAATCAGGAACTCTCGAATCCAGATATTTACAATGCCTTACGGGGGGCTTATACGTATTGGACCTCTCAGGGCAAAGATACATAAGGCTACCTATGAATGCGAGGCAGATAATGGAGTGGGACCACCACTACGGGACTCTTCGACTTTAATCGTTCACACAG CGAGTACGAAACCCGCAGGGTTCCCACGTATTGCCAAACACCCTTCGTTCAAGCAGAGAAGGAGTGGGGATGATGTGACATTCACGTGCGCAGCAGTAGGAACTCCAACGCCCAATATCACGTGGTTTAAGGATAGATTACCCATCGTTCTTAACGACCCTCGTGTCTCGGTTCTGTCGGACGGGAGAAAGCTGCGCATTACTGACCTGCGCGAGTCTGATAATGGAAAATACTCCTGTGTGGCGAGGAACGCCTTGGGAATGGTGTTCTCAAGTCAAGCCATGCCTGCTAGGCTCTTTATTGTTG TCGTGCGCAGTAAGCCGGAGTTCACGCTCCGACCTCAGGACAAGACTGTTGACCCTGATACGGACGTGGAGCTGAAGTGCTCGGCACGTGGaagccccaccccctccaTCGTGTGGGAGGTGGACGGAAGCCGGATCTCGGGGCAGAATGGCGAGCTGATCATCAGGGGCATCCAGAGATCCGGGAATTACAGCTGCATCGCGGACAGCAACATGGGGCGTGTGCAAGCTTACGCCTATGTCACCGTCAGAT TGCTACCGTTCGCACCCTCCAGACCGAACGCCGCCTCGATCACATCTGACGCCATCAAAATCACGTGGCATCCGCGTGGCGCTCACGTTGTGACGTCATACGAAGTACAATATCGATTGAAAGGCAAAACCGAATGGCAGGAGATTACTAACGTGCGCGGTATGCAGTCACTTGTTGTGAGTGGGCTCAGGCCTTTCTCGTCATACGAGTTCCGCGTGTTCGCTGTGAACAGCCTGGGACGGAGTCGGCCGAGCCTTATGGCCGAGTACACTACGTCTGAGACAA AACCTGGTTCCGCGCCTCGTAATATTGAAGCCATGGGAGTATCGGATACGTCTTTTAAAGCTGGCTGGCTTCCACCAATCAGCGCCAATGGTCGCATCCGGGGCTACAGGCTGTACTACTCGCTTGACCTATTGGAGGATATCAGTCAGTGGCGATTCATGGCTTCGTCGACGAACTCCACTACGGTAACCGGGCTAACGAGACAGACAACGCACTTCTTTAGGATCCTCGCGTATAACATCGCGGGCGACGGACCTCTGTCAGAGGTGGTCGCAGTCAAGACCCAAAAAGGAG TTCCAGGCCAACCACGCAGCGTTCAGCTTAGCGTCCTTTCCTCCACCGCCATCCGTGTCACGTGGTCCCCGCCTCGTTACCCTGGTGACGGCATATTCGGCTATGACGTGTACTATAACAAGAGCAAGCAGGACATGGACACTGTGATCGGGGCGTTCCAGATGAATACCAAGGAGATCATGGGACTAACGCCCTATACCGTGTATAAAGTCGCGGTCGCCGCAAAGTCGGACAAGGGTGTCGGTCCGATGTCTTTTGTGCTGACTGCCCGGACGGATGAAGATC GTCCAAGCGACGCACCTCAGAATATTCAAGGTCGTAGCCGTGACTCGACAACCCTGGAGATTAGCTGGGACCCCCCTCGTCCCGAACACCGCAATGGTCTCATCACTCACTTCACTATCAAGTACCGGGCGAAGGGTCAACGGGGCGCAAAGTACCTGACCGTTGACGCTACCAAGACCTCAGTGGTGCTGCACAACCTGGACAAGTTCACGAATTACTTCATCTGGGTACAGGCGAGCACCAAGCAGGGTGACGGCCCATTCAGCGACAAGCACACCGTCTCCACGGCGGAAGACG TGCCTAACGGTGCCCCACGCGACGTGCGAATCCGTGTCCACAACTCGACTACCATGACAGTCAAATGGAACCCTCCCACCACCAAGCAGGATGGCAAAATTCTTGGTTACATGGTGTTCTACACGCGCGTGGACGACCAGGGAAACCAACTGAGACCACCCGCTCAACCGGAGAGTAAGGACTCCATGTCAGAAGAGAACCAC AAAGTCCACCTGACTGGCCTAGCGCCCGAGACCACCTATCAGATCGAGGTCGCCGCCTACACCATCAAGGGTGACGGAGCTCGAAGCGTTACACGACTCGCCAAGACCATGGCTCAGAGTCCAGACCCGCCCTTCGTGTACCTTGAACGAGCGAGCGGAGACCCCATCTCGGACGTGACCCTTGCCTGGCGCACGTCTGCTACTGGTGTTATTGAATACAAGGTGCGGTACGCCAAGTCTGTCAGACGGCTGCGAGGGAGAGATCAGGGAAATCTGAAGATGAAAGAGATCAAGTTCAAGTCACACACGACCAAGCAAAAGTTCCAGTCGCTAG CAAATGGAATCTGGTACCTCTTCAATGTCTCTCTTCGAACTAAAGCCGGCTGGTCCCCCGAGACGTCCAGATGGATCGAGATCCCGCCAGGACCCCCCTCGGGACCGCCGCTGAATGTTCGCGCCGTCGCCGTTTCGTCAACAAGTGTAGAGGTCACGTGGTCTGCCCCTGACATTTGGAATAGGGGTGGTCCCATCCTGGGCTACTCTGTGATGTATAACCCAGCCAACAAGCGCGGTGACGTGACGGTGAAGAATGTGACCAGCCCGAACATCTTTAAGGTCGTGCTCAAGAGACTCAAGAAGTTCCGCGAGTACGAGGTGCGCGTGCGCGCCATAGGCATGCTGGGAATGGGCCCCGCTAGTGAGCCCTTTATCGACCGGACGAAGGAGGATG TACCAAGTCAGCCTCTTAATGTTGGCGCGGTTGCTCAGGGCTCGTCTACGATCCGAGTCACGTGGCATCGCCCTAGACATCCGAACGGCATCATTACGGGTTATACCGTCATCTATACCACCAATCCTAAACTCAATAAAAACCAGTGGAGCGCCAAACGCGCCCTTGGTCGTTCTACTAGTCTGGAGGGGCTTTCGCGCGGCACGGAGTACTGGATACGAGTGGCCGGGACCACTGACCCTATACTGGGGATTGGGGATTACTCCAAGGTCATATCTGTCAAGACTCTTATGTACGATT TGCCTGGAGAGTGCCGTGACGTTCGGCCGCGCACGGTGGGTAGTGATTGGGTCATACTGGAGTGGCTTCCCCCAAGGATCGACGCTGGGATCGTATCTTACAAG ATCTCCTATTATGGCTCCAAGTCATTCAAGCAGAATGGTAAGGACACTCCCCTGACCCACGCGGACGAAGTACGGGTGGACGCTCTGACTGCAGATGTGCAGACTTTCAAGGTGCAAGGGCTTGTCCCTCACATGAAGTACACCGTTAGTCTGTCGGCGTCTAATGCAATGGGCGAagggccgcgcgcggagctcagTATTAGTACCAAGAAGGGCAAGCCGCCGGCGCTGGCTAAGCCTACCATGCTGAGGGACGAGATGAACAACGGGCTTATCCCAGTCGAGCTGCACAGAGCTAGCGAGAAAAACGGACCTATAAG CTACTACCTCGTGGTAGTGGTACCCTTAGACAAGGACGGAAAGTACCCGCAAGGATCAAACCCAGATGAGTATTTCAAGAAAGTTCGTCGTAGCGCACGTGAAGCCGGCCAAGTGAAGCCCTACATTGCCGCGAAATTCCTCGCAGATCAGCTTCCCAAGAAGTTCCTAGTTGGAGATGAGGGTTTTAAGAACCAGTATGGTTACTATAACAAGAGACTGGTCGCTAACAGCTACTACACCGTGTTCAGCAGAGCTTATGTGCAGACAGACGACGGG GACTTTGTCTACACATCAAGTCCCTTCACAGACCCTGTGCTTATTA CAGCTCCACCCAGTGCAGCTGGTCTGTCCGGAGGAGGCAAGGGCGGGCTCAACCTTGCATATGTTATCATCCCTGTTGTGCTGCTCCTAGTGATAGTGACGGTCATCGTGCTCGCGGTACTCTACGTCATGAGAAT GCGTCGGCGTAGGCGCAGTAAGAAGGAGTCCAAGTGTAAGGACGAGGAGAAGTCTGAGCCGAGTGATCCCGTGGAGATGCGCAGACTCAACTTCCAGACACCCGCCATGATCGACCATCCGCCAATCAGCGTGCTGGATTTACCCAAGCATATCGCTATACTCAAGGCTGATAACAACAGCCAGTTCACGCAAGAGTACGAG TCGATAGAGCCTGGCCAGACGTTTACTGCAGATTCATCACAAATGGAATGCAACAAGGGAAAGAACCGCTATCCTAACATCCATGCAT ATGACCACTCGCGAGTACGTCTTTCCTACATAAATGGAATCGAGGGCTCAGATTACATCAATGCCAACTTTTGCGAT GGATATCGCAAGGAGAGAGCATACATCGCAACACAAG GCCCCATGCAGCACACGGCCGCCGATTTCTGGCGTATGGTATGGGAGCAGCGTACATTCACGATAGTGATGCTGACCAGAGAAGAGGAGCGCGGGCGCGTCAAGTGTGATCAGTACTGGCCCACGGACGGCACTGACGTGTATGAAGGTATCGAGGTGTCATTGGTAGACTGGGTTGAGCTTGCTAACTACACGATATCCACGTTACAGATATGCAAG GAGGGGGCTTCTCAGCCGCGTGAAGTCAAACACTTCCAGTTCACAGGCTGGCCGGATCACGGTGTTCCTGCACATCCGACGCCATTCCTAGCTTTCCTAAGACGAGTAAAGTTTTATAACCCTCCCGATGCCGGACCAATTGTCGTTCACTGCAG TGCTGGTGTGGGTCGCACCGGATGTTTCATCGTCATAGACTCCATGCTTGAGCGGCTCAGGCACGAGGAGACTGTGGACATATACGGTCACGTGACGGTACTCAGGACACAGCGGAACTACATGGTTCAGACCCAGGAACAGTACATCTTCTCCCATGATGCCATCTTGGAGGCTGTGTCATGCGGAAACACGGAGGTCCACGCGCGCAACCTTCTCCATCATATCAAAAAGCTGACCGAGCTGGGCAAGGGCGAGGTCACGGGCCTCGAAGAAGAATTTAAG AGTTTAGTCGATCCAAGTCAAGCCAAGAAACACAAGTACGGCGCTGCCACGCTAGCGATCAACAGACCCAAGAACAGATTAGCCAACATCCTACCAT ATGAGACGACTAGAGTACACATATCCCCCGTGAGAGGAGTAGAGGGCTCGGACTACATTAACGCCAGCTTTATTGAT GGTTACCGGCAGCGCGGGCTTTTCATCGCTACCCAAGGTCCTTTGCAAGACACCGTCGATGATTTCTGGCGCATGTTGATGGAACAGAACTCGAATATCATAGTTATGCTGACGCAATTGCACGAGGGCGAATGG GAAAAGTGCTATAAGTACTGGCCTACGGACCGCTCGGCGCGCCATCAGTACTACATCGTGGACCCGATAGCGGAGCATGAATACCCGCAATTTGTCATCCGGGACTTCAAGGTCAAGGATGCAAGG AGTGATACCGTACGGAACATCAAGCAGTTCCATTTCTTGGGCTGGCCTGAGACAGGCGTACCTAAGTCCGGGGAAGGGATCATtgatctgattggtcaagtcCAGCGGGCATATGAGCAGCAAGAAGAAGAAGGACCAATCACAGTCCACTGCAGTGATGGTGTGGGCCGAACGGGCGTTTTCACTGCTCTTTTCATCGTGTTGGAGCGGATGCGATCAGAAGGCGTTGTAGATCTTTTCCAGACCGTGAAATTACTGCGGACACAAAGGCCCGCCATGGTTCAGTCACAG GAACAATACCTGTTTTGCTACAAGACCGCGCTCGAATACCTCGGCTCGTTTGATCACTATGCCATTTGA